GACCTACGACCCCGACGCCCTCATCAGGCTGGCCCATGTCGGCATGCACCCCGATCGGCTTCGCAACCTCGTGAGCAAGGCCGGGACCCCGACGCGGGTGCTCAGGAAGATCGAGATCGGCGAGTTGTCGGTCCCGGCCTTCGCCAGGGAAGCGGCGGCCGTCCCTGCGGACGAGCGGAGGGAGCAACTCGGCCGGGCCGGGATCGACTTTCTCGTTCCAGGCGGTGAGGGCTTTCCCGGCCGACTAGCCGACCTGGAGGACGCCCCGCTGTTCCTCTTCCGGAAGGGAGCGCCGTTCCGGGGCAAGGCGGTGGCGATCGTCGGCACCCGCGCCTGCACCACCTACGGGAGACGTCTGGCGGAGAGATACGGAGAGGCGGTGTCCCGAGCCGGCTGGTGGGTGGTGAGCGGGCTGGCCAAGGGCATCGACGGCGCCGCCCACCGCGGTTCGCTGCGCGGTCCCACGCCGGGTATCGCCGTGCTGGGCTCGGGGGTGGACGTGTGGTACCCGCGCCTGCATCGCGACCTCGGGATGTCGCTTCTTGAGGTTGGCGGTGCGGTGTGGAGCGAGGCGCCTCCGGGCGCCCGCCCGCTGGGCTGGCGCTTCCCGCCCCGGAACCGGCTCATATCGGGGATCGCCCATGCGGTGGTGGTGGTGGAGGCCGGCGCCAAGGGCGGTGCCTTGGTCACCGCCCGCATGGCCCTCGAGCAGGGCCGCGACATCTTCGCCACTCCGGGTGATGTAGGAAGGCTCAGCTCGCTGGGATGCAATCTGTTGATCAGGGACGGCGCCGTTCCCGTCCTAGACGCCGACGACCTGGTGGAGGGCCTGGAGCTGGCCATCGGGCCGGCACCCGGCGCCACGCCGGCCGAGGCATCTTCCGCAGTCGGTGACCCGGGCCTTCCCGTGGCCGAGTTCCTTGCGACGCTGGGCGAAGACCCTGTCGCAGGCATGGCCGAGCTAGGGCGCCTGATGGCTCAGGGGGCGGTGACGATCGACGGCGACGGGATGGTGGTGGC
This is a stretch of genomic DNA from bacterium. It encodes these proteins:
- the dprA gene encoding DNA-processing protein DprA, whose protein sequence is MTYDPDALIRLAHVGMHPDRLRNLVSKAGTPTRVLRKIEIGELSVPAFAREAAAVPADERREQLGRAGIDFLVPGGEGFPGRLADLEDAPLFLFRKGAPFRGKAVAIVGTRACTTYGRRLAERYGEAVSRAGWWVVSGLAKGIDGAAHRGSLRGPTPGIAVLGSGVDVWYPRLHRDLGMSLLEVGGAVWSEAPPGARPLGWRFPPRNRLISGIAHAVVVVEAGAKGGALVTARMALEQGRDIFATPGDVGRLSSLGCNLLIRDGAVPVLDADDLVEGLELAIGPAPGATPAEASSAVGDPGLPVAEFLATLGEDPVAGMAELGRLMAQGAVTIDGDGMVVALGRRE